A genomic window from Labrus bergylta chromosome 7, fLabBer1.1, whole genome shotgun sequence includes:
- the slc17a6a gene encoding vesicular glutamate transporter 2.2 — protein MEPGKEQAPPTTKDGLKQIAGKALGNLYRRLEKRQQTGEVIELTEDGRPSADQERKAPLCDCTCFGAPRRYIIAMLSGLGFCISFGIRCNLGVAIVSMVNNHTIHQNGKIVILEKAKFNWDPETVGMIHGSFFWGYIVTQIPGGYISSRLAANRVFGAAIVLTSTLNMFIPSAARTHYGCVIFVRILQGLVEGVTYPACHGIWSKWAPPLERSRLATISFCGSYAGAVIAMPLAGILVQYTGWSSVFYVYGCFGIFWYMFWILVSYESPAEHPTITEEERRYIEESIGESAQLMGAMEKFKTPWRKFFTSMPVYAIIVANFCRSWTFYLLLISQPAYFEEVFGFEISKVGIVSALPHLVMTIIVPLGGQLADYLRTHNILSTTVVRKIMNCGGFGMEATLLLVVGYSHSKGVAISFLVLAVGFSGFAISGFNVNHLDIAPRYASILMGISNGVGTLSGMVCPLIVGAMTKNKTREEWQYVFLIASLVHYGGVVFYGLFASGEKQPWADPEETSDEKCGFIDEDELAEETGDITQAYGAMAGPAKSYGATAQLNGGWVQDWDKSEEYVQEPAGKIYSERGYS, from the exons ATGGAGCCAGGAAAGGAGCAAGCTCCCCCCACAACTAAAGATGGGCTAAAACAGATCGCGGGAAAGGCCCTCGGGAACCTGTACAG GAGGCTGGAAAAGCGGCAGCAAACAGGTGAGGTGATCGAGCTGACGGAGGATGGGAGACCCTCGGCGGACCAGGAGCGGAAGGCGCCCCTGTGCGACTGCACGTGCTTCGGAGCACCGCGGAGATACATCATCGCTATGCTGAGCGGCCTCGGCTTCTGCATCTCCTTCGGTATCCGGTGTAACTTGGGTGTGGCCATCGTCAGCATGGTCAATAACCACACGATCCATCAGAACGGCAAGATCGTCATCTTAGAG AAAGCGAAATTCAACTGGGACCCGGAGACGGTGGGGATGATCCATGGGTCCTTCTTCTGGGGCTACATCGTGACTCAGATACCAGGAGGATACATATCCTCCAGACTGGCTGCAAACAG AGTTTTTGGAGCTGCCATCGTGCTGACATCCACCCTGAACATGTTCATCCCCTCTGCAGCCCGCACTCACTATGGATGTGTCATCTTTGTGAGGATATTACAGGGGCTGGTGGAG GGAGTCACTTACCCAGCATGCCATGGGATCTGGAGTAAATGGGCTCCACCGCTGGAAAGAAGTCGTCTGGCAACCATCTCATTCTGCG GATCCTACGCTGGCGCAGTGATAGCCATGCCTCTGGCTGGGATCCTGGTCCAGTACACAGGCTGGTCCTCTGTCTTCTATGTGTACG GATGCTTTGGGATTTTCTGGTACATGTTCTGGATCTTGGTGTCCTACGAGAGTCCAGCGGAGCACCCGACCATCACCGAAGAGGAGCGGCGTTACATCGAGGAGAGCATCGGTGAAAGTGCTCAGCTGATGGGTGCAATGGAG AAATTCAAGACTCCCTGGAGGAAATTCTTCACTTCCATGCCAGTCTATGCAATTATCGTGGCCAActtctgcaggagctggaccTTTTATCTGCTCCTCATCAGCCAGCCTGCGTACTTTGAAGAGGTGTTTGGCTTTGAAATCAGCAAG GTTGGGATAGTGTCGGCGCTTCCTCACTTGGTCATGACCATCATCGTGCCCTTAGGGGGCCAGTTAGCTGACTACCTGCGGACACACAACATCCTGTCCACCACTGTGGTCCGTAAAATCATGAACTGTGGAG gtTTTGGGATGGAGGCCACTCTCTTATTAGTGGTGGGTTACTCACACAGTAAAGGGGTAGCCATCTCTTTCCTAGTTCTGGCCGTGGGTTTTAGTGGATTTGCAATATCAG GTTTTAATGTCAACCATCTTGACATCGCGCCACGCTATGCCAGCATCCTCATGGGCATCTCAAACGGTGTGGGTACACTGTCAGGGATGGTCTGCCCTCTTATAGTGGGAGCCATGACGAAGAACAAG ACCCGGGAAGAGTGGCAGTATGTCTTCCTCATCGCCTCCCTGGTGCATTATGGGGGCGTGGTGTTCTATGGGCTCTTTGCGTCTGGGGAGAAACAGCCATGGGCCGATCCTGAGGAAACCAGCGATGAGAAGTGTGGCTTCATCGATGAGGATGAGCTAGCCGAAGAGACGGGTGACATCACGCAGGCGTACGGTGCAATGGCCGGTCCCGCTAAAAGCTACGGGGCCACTGCACAGCTAAATGGAGGCTGGGTGCAGGACTGGGATAAGTCGGAGGAGTATGTGCAGGAACCGGCAGGGAAGATATATTCTGAGCGTGGCTACTCTTAA